AAAACCTCTATGAATAACACGCAGATACAACCAATAACCTCACAATAAACCAAACTTCTTCCAAATCTGTGCGATTCTTTCTTAAGAATACTCTTGTACAATCCTCCTGATACCAATGATactgtggtgctgatgagccgaaagataatgtattttaatatctGTGAAACTTATTCTTAAGTATAACAATTTAACACTGATGACtggctgatcttctgatatttgAACTCTAAAATGACTTGTGGCCTAAAACAATGACCTTATTCTCATGATATTACAACTTTACTCTCGTAaatttctgactttattctcgacatctcagatttttttccctcagtggCCCTAATACTGCAGCATGAATTCTAAATATCAATACGCATTTTTCTTGTGTTCTTAGAAACACCATTGTCCTTGCATTCCTGAATAGAAGGTTATTATGCACATTTTACACAATTGTAGAGGTTTTTAAAACTCTCACCCTTTGCTTGGTCCTTGAGCTCGATCAGGAAACCTGACGTTGATGGCGCGTTGGAAGATTTTCTGAATGTCTGCTTTTGTTGCAGTGAATGACAGGTTCTTCACGAACAAACATCGGGTATCTCTGGCAGCTGTAGACAGAGCAGTCCTCTTAcattaaatgtttatgttttgtattttgtattccTGGATTCATAAATCACGATTGTTGCCTGTGGTTGTGCTTTGAACAGAGCCATAACCATTGCATCTTTATCTAGTGACAAGTGAAACATGATTTAAATTAATGTGTAAATGAACAATTCAAGGAgttaccttttttttcctccggTGTTGGCACTGTGACAGCACTTTTGACCTTTGCTTTGGCAATCCTCACTGGCTTCTCCAGGATCATCTCTCCGTTCAACGTCAAGGCTTTGGTCAGGTCCATCTCGGAGGCCAAATCtacatgtgcatgttttctaCAGCAGAGGTGAGTTCATTTAGAATCTGTCAAATTCATCTACAATAGGTTTTCTGCTCAAATAACCTGagagtaaaaaacaaatactcACTTGGACCGGTCTAATCTGATGTCTTGAAACAGAAGACTTTGTGTCATGAAGTAGTTTGCTAATGAATCTTTCACCTCTTCAAATGTTTTGGTGTTGTTCAGGTTGCcaacataaagacaaaaaccTACAACAACAAAGAGAGTGAAAATGTGATGACAGAACCTAAGAAACGTAGGGACTTGAATGAATTTAACAATTGGTCTCATTTTGAGTTCATACCGTCATTGatgatctttgttttctttgctggAGAAGTCTCAACGTTAGCTTGTGCCTTGCTTTTCCGTTTCCTTGTTTCCACTGTAACATATAGACAACAAGTTAGTTATTTGGTTACAAGATTGTTCACTAAAGCCATTTTAGGCATGAACTCAAGAGGATGTCTGCAAAATAGCATttggactttgcctttcacaaatgaccaacgcagcgggagattgtCCGCTACTTAGAGCTTAtatcactcaggacagatttTATTCCCAGGTCTGAACTACTTGAAGCAGAGGTTTTATCACTGACTAAGAAATGTTAACTGTCCTtacctgttttctcttcaacaaCCATCTGTTCATTTCCATTGGTTTCCTGTTGAATAGAGATGCTCTGTCCTTCAGGCTTCTCTGTCCCAGTTTCAGTTACTGTGGTTGTACTTTCATTCTCTCCAGTGGCAGTGTCCATTTGAGATTCTAAAGGGGAAACTTCATTACTGGCACCGCTCAGACCTGCACTCGGGCACATTGTTTATAGGACAATATAAGAACAATGTAAACACGTTGGAACCTCTAATTGTTGTGAATTCAGCCTGCCTTCTCCAGAAAAAACAGTTAACTATTTTGTAGAACTTGCTCAAGCTTCTAGAGAGTTTCATAATTTGAGGTTACCAGCAACTTGAatcaaaaaacatattttcacttGGGAAATAAATGAGTCATTCAGGCTAAAAAGGTTGTGTAGTCATTCAGGCTAAAAGGTTGTGTAGTCATTCAGGCTAAAAGGTTGTGTAGTCATTCAGGCTAAAAGGTTGTGTAATGAGTGGTTACAAATCTTGTGAGGTAATCAGACAATGCCTTGTCCTTTTCGAGTCTAACAAATCAcaatgctgtattttttttcaaatgagttATATTTTTAGTTTCAACATAAAGACCTGTATGCCAAACATTTCAGTGAAAGGTTTCCTAACTTGTAAAAAGCCTTACCACTCCCCTTCATCTCCTGGTCAGTCAGCTGATCACTTGGATTGCTTCTCTTTTCTGAATCATCACCCTCTCCTTCATTCGTCTTCTCCCAGGATACAGCCACAGTGGGTGTGCTTCCCTTTACTTCGATAACGCAGTCCATCTGAGCATCTGAACAGGTACGTACATTCATTCATTACTATCGTTCTTCAGAAATTCAGTCACACACCAAATAAGTGATGTATTTACAGCACCTTGTTCATCTtggttcttctcctcctgtttcgTCTCTGTGCTCCCTGTGGCAGCACCCTCTTCTGTGACAACAGGTAGTTCACTTGAACAGACAGTCTTAGTCTGTTCTTCTGAAAATTCAtacaaattaaatcattaatataattatttgcTGACATTTTGAAAGTAAAGTCCAATCAGTCATGGTCACTgtacattttctgttatttcaaaGGATTGACTTACCAGTGTTGGGCCCTTCTCCAACTTCATCTGTGACAACTTGACTTTGTCTTGTTTTGCGTCTCGGAGtctgaaagacacaaatacattaaTTACATAATGTAGGCGTGATGGTGAGTTCTTAGGAGAAGGGATTCAGCTTAAAATCCATTCCATTAGACAATTACGTTTCTAAATTTTCCATTTACGTTATATAATCACAGAAAGTGGAGATATTCATTGACTTGTCCCAGAAACCAAGGTCATGTCTCCAAAAGACGAGTGTTGTCTCACTAATCCAGAGTGATATATAACAAAACCCGTAGAAATTCCAGAGGCTAAAACCAACTTTGTCCTAGAGGAATCCCAGAGACTCTTAGTGATCCAGATGTGTCAATTCAACCACGTTAAAAGACTTTAACCAGCCGAatttcacagtaaaacataATAACATCATTATAAGTTTTTACCCGCTTAAAACAAACTAGTTAACAATGTCGTACAGTTGCAGTTGAACCAGTTTGTGTTTACAGGCCGAAATCTGGTTTCAGCTAAGACTCTCACCAGCTAACTGCTAGCTAGTCAGTCTGCAGCTAATAGCACCAAACAACCGTTAGCTTCGAGCTAGTTACTTAATGCACGGTGACGCCTGGCTAATATGAAAAATAGTACATGTGCTGAAAAAAGCTTTTCTTACGTCTGTCTTCGCCATGATGTGCGTCGCGTTAACAAACAGTTAAAGTGGTAGCCGGTGTTCACACGTGTGTTCAGCTACAAACACCCACATGTGACTGGTTTGAAACGACGCACTGCGCATGAGTGGGATAGTACGTGTGCCGACAAGGACTGAAGTTGTCAGTGACGTTTGGGCGATTCAACGAAAGGGAAAtccacaataataataacagaaaataatggCGAAAGAACGAACTGATCTTTAATGTATCATCACATACGAGGCAGGTACTGTTGTTATAGTGgagtttattgttttaaaatacgGTTAATTTAGTCCAAGCTACTTTCGCGCTCAGGTTTCACTATTATGCCAGCTAGCCAATGAGCTAGCCTGATGTGAACCGAGCCTCGACTGCAGGTGGCAGACCCCTTGCTTCTGCTCTGCGGCGGCAGTCCCGCGTACTGAGGCTTGTTTTTGAACAGATCTGACTCTCAACAGAACTGAACCTCGCTATGTTGATCACACCGCGTCTGTCCCACAGGAAACTCACTTTAGCGACGCATTGATCCGGACGCTTTGAGGAGGTGGGACTGCTACATGGACTGGGACTGGAGGGGGAAGCCTTGGTCCGAAGGTCAAGTTACAGCCTCAACGCAACATCCCCCCCGATGCAGATAAAGGTTTTTGTCGGGCTGACATGAGTCGCATGAGATGACGATGGACGTGGTGCGGCTGTTTTGAGGACTACTGCCCGGGACAGGATTCTTTCACCATGGGGACTCAGAGGAACGGTTTTAAGAAGGAACAGTTCATTTTGTCAGTGGACATCGGTACAACATCCATCAGGGGTTACGTCTATGACAAGGAGGCAAAGATCCGAGGATCATGCACCACCCAGGTCTTCTTCTTTACATCGCTCTGGCGTCCACACAACCCACTCTGTGTTATTCATTCATTGATTCTTATTCTGCACTAATGCTCTCTCCAGGTTGTTCCCTTGTTTCCAGAGGTTGGACATGTGGAGATGGACCCAGATGCTCTATGGAAAGGGTTCATCACTGTGGTCAAGGGAGCTGTGCAAGGTACAGTTGCATCTATACACAATCATATCAAGGGTTAGATGTGAATCTTGCATTCCTCAAACCTGACCATTCTACTGTTCACCAGACTCGTTTATTCCTCTCAGAAAGGTATTTTTTTAACTCCATGCTTTTTTTTGGTGTCTGTattctgtgctgttgttttatcGAATTACATTATACCAAACGTGAATGGTTGTTTTGCCCGGGATACATTAAAACATCCCTGTTATAATGGAAGAAAAGCACACAATAATCACTATGTGCAAGTTCCAGTTTCAAaactgttagtgtgtgtgtgtgtgtgtgcgcgtgtgtgtccGCTGCTATAGATGCAGGTGTGCAAATGCGCCAGATAGAAGCCCTTGGCATTTCATCTCAACGAAGCACCTTCACAACATGGGAcaggtaaaatgaaaaaaaaataatcaaatcactAGTTTTAACTTGTCTATATGTGATTTGTGCACAGACTTGAAAATAATCACTGTTGAACACTTTTGAACCTTCCTCTGTGGAGTTCTTTTCCATCCCGGTttcatttcagcttcatttttacTTCATCTTCTTTTCATCTGACAGACAAACTGGAGTTCCCTATCATAACTTCATCAGCTGGCAGGACCAGAGGGCAGCGGACCTGGTAAGGTCCTGGAATAGATCCTGCACCATGAACGTGAGTCTTTGACTTTAGTATAGTGAATAAGAAATACAGCTAGAGAGGAGGGATGAAATAGTAGAACTTTAAAATTATTTGAAACCAGTTCCATCAcaaaatattgattttttttgtttttttgttttctcaaacaACCTCAGGCAATCCATGGTGTGATGAAGGTGCTGTATTTCCTTAGCAGGCAGAAGCGGTTACTTGCAGCAAGTCTTATTGTCTTCTCCCCTCAACATGTGACCTTTCGTCTAGTCTGGGTCCTGGCACATTACAAGCAGGTGAGTCAGTTCACCCATGAGTGCAGGCACATAAAATGATCCTAGAGCAGTGATAATGCAAACTGCTTGTTTAGTCAGTGCTACGTGTGTGCTGGTCTGATCCACTGTTTTTATTAAGTTTGCACTGTAAACCAAAGTCCCTAATAATGTGTCTCACCTGATAACAGAAGACTTCCATCCAACTAATTATTTTCCTTGTTTATTAACACAGCAATGATTGTTCTGATTAGTGAGACCGTTGTGTGAACTATAATGTATGTCCTATAATACGTTCTGAAGCTCAAGGTGGCAGCTCAAATTCCAAAGATCAATTTATAATGATACAAATCAGAGGACGCGTCAAATCTTCACATCTGAAAAGTTGGAACCAGAGAACATGTcacatttagtttaaaaatgaatgacagaaataattaatttatcatCAAAATAATGGCAAATAATTTTCGACAAAGAGAATAAGTATAAATTGTTTCAGCTTTCAACTGCACCGCACTGTTGTTGCAAAGTTAGTCAAACAGACTGCTAGCacaattaaaagttaaatgaatACTAATATATAATCGATGTATTGACCAATgcaaaattcatattttcatcttATTATGTTATTATACAGCATAGAACAGTAGAACCAGGCTGTGGGTTCACCTCTCTTCTCGGCCTCATCCTGTTTCCCTCTTCATCCAGGTTCGTCAAGCGGTAACTGAAGGAAACTGCTGCTTTGGAACAATAGACACTTGGCTACTCTTCAAACTCACTAAAGGTGAGCTTGAGTCCACGTGTAAGCCATCTGTCTATAAGCttagtttctttttaaacacagcacagtaatatatataatttgtccGGTGgattacttttacttcagtgttAAACAGGATTGTAAGACCCAGGTTGaatgttctttgtgtttccaaTCCTATTGCGTCAGCGATGAAATTCCTCAGAAATGTTTCAGCCGACTCTCGTGAGAGAGGGTGAGCTGGAAAAATGTCCAAGAgcagaaacaaatgtttgtttttgatacATTCATTTGTGTCAACTTTTCTGTTTTAGGACACGTTCATGCCACAGATTATTCTAACGCCAGTTCAACAGGCATTTTCGACTCCTATCAGGTCTGGTGTATGTCACATTCtgattctgtctgtgtgtacggTGTGAGTTACCTTTTTTTCAATTCCCTGCATTGTGACTTTTTCTACAGATGTGTTGGAGTGGTTTTCTGTGCTCTCTtttatctctgcctctctctatTTTGCCCAAAGTAGAAAACACAGGGTGAGTCAACAATCTCAACTTCCAGCTCACTGTACATTTCAAAGTTATTTAAACATTCAAATCATTTCAGCGTCACAGCAATgtttgaaactgtaaaatactgAATCATAGCATAGAGACGTATAATTATGATTGCAAACCCATGGCCTCCAGTTGGGGGGGTTGACAGAGAGTGATGCTTTGTCTCTGGTCTCTCCTTCATGGTGCACCAGCCACAACTTTGGTTCCACAGACCAATCAATCTTCGGAGTGTCCATTCCAATCATGTCAATGGTGAGTTGTCAAAGTCTTGACATCAAACATGTTATCTGTGTGATTATGATTATAAAACCAATTACGTGCGACCTTCTGCATCTATGCCAGCGTGTCACTACCGTTATGTTGTAAAAAGGATATTAATCCCAGGAACTTAGTTAATCAGCAACTGGGAACATGAGGCTTTTATTCAGGTTCTCATTCAGttgatgatgattaaaaaatgttaattagatacaattaatataaatatatgtgctAAACATTACATTATGTTTATAGCTCCTTCATGgtagaaattaaaaatatacaagacagtgcatataaaataaaacaaggaagGAATGAATTGATAGAGAAGAGAAGTAAAACCAAGGACATAAGAATTGCACTATCCCATATCATACACCGTGTGAGTAATAAACTCAGTGTTGCTGCATTGAGACTAAACCTGCTTaggagtcagtgtgtttgcaacAAACTGTCGCTCTGCTGCAGATGGCGGACCAGCAGGCGGCCATGTTCGGAGAATGTTGCTTCGATGTTGGTGATGTGAAGATCACCATGGGAACAGGCACCTTCATGGACATCAACACTGGAAGCAAACCACATACATCTGTAGCAGGTAAATCAAAACACAGTAAGATGAGAGTTTCCATACTTATATATCCACATATGCAGGCAAATTACAAACCAGTGTTTGTTCTCTGTAGGTCTGTATCCTCTGGTGGGATGGAAGATCGGCTCAGAGGTGGTTTACCTTGCAGAGGGCAATTCTGCAGACACAGGCACTGCCATCAAATGGGCACAGAATCTGGGTGAGCTGTATACACAATGAGCTGGGGGGGTGGTGTTGGACAATATGACCTGACTAAGGAGCTCTGAGTACTGTCCTATTCATACTATACATCACCATACATAGTCACAGCAAGGAAAGGGCCATGGCTTCAACTGTTGATTAGACACGTATCTATTGGCCCAGACAAGCAAACCTAGTTTTGATCAGTTTTGCATTGCGTAGcggaatatgtgtgtgtggacgagATAAGCAATCAAAAAGTTTCCTCTACGAAAGATTGGTGTATAacattcaagattcaagattcaatatATGTAGTTACAtcaatttttttaaactgaccCCGAAAACCATGATTTGAACGTATACAATCTCATTTCGTGATTCAGGACAACAGAACAGCGATACCCCAACCAGATGCCCCTGCTGCAtgtgacaaaacacatttttttatttcatatattctATTTGAAGTGTAGGGCAAGCTGTATGTTTAGGAAAAATTGCACATGacatatattttattgtctCACATGACTGGTTTGATCCCATCATGACTGAATGATCACGTCTGCAGTAAAAGTTGGTATGATTAGCTCAGGGTGGTTCATAACCATAaactaaaaaaaattaaaagtatGAAGTGAACTGTGACtcaaaaatccagatctaatCCGAACTGTGGATTTAGAGAATCATAacattcaaattatttttacattctttagaataaaaccaaactgtaTTTTAAGGAAAATGGTCTATGTAAAAACAAGCAGCATTTCTGACATAATTTATCTTCATCTTTTCATGTGCTCATTCACATGTATTGATGTTGTCTTTTAACAGTGCAAAACACAGGGACACAACCcaaatatacagacactgaGCAGGTCCTCAGGTATTTGTGTGAAGGGTTCAAACCATCATggctgttttcagttttc
Above is a window of Hippoglossus hippoglossus isolate fHipHip1 chromosome 17, fHipHip1.pri, whole genome shotgun sequence DNA encoding:
- the gk5 gene encoding putative glycerol kinase 5; translated protein: MGTQRNGFKKEQFILSVDIGTTSIRGYVYDKEAKIRGSCTTQVVPLFPEVGHVEMDPDALWKGFITVVKGAVQDAGVQMRQIEALGISSQRSTFTTWDRQTGVPYHNFISWQDQRAADLVRSWNRSCTMNAIHGVMKVLYFLSRQKRLLAASLIVFSPQHVTFRLVWVLAHYKQVRQAVTEGNCCFGTIDTWLLFKLTKGHVHATDYSNASSTGIFDSYQMCWSGFLCSLLSLPLSILPKVENTGHNFGSTDQSIFGVSIPIMSMMADQQAAMFGECCFDVGDVKITMGTGTFMDINTGSKPHTSVAGLYPLVGWKIGSEVVYLAEGNSADTGTAIKWAQNLELFSDVKETSDMAYSVSDSDGVCFVPSFSGLQAPLNDPKACASLMGLKPTTTKSHLVRAILESVAFRNKQLYETMLKETRIPITKIRVDGGVSANDFVMQLTADLFGRKVARRQHHEMSCLGAALVAGLGAGYWRSQGELKKLHSTDRVFLPQVVPKGGADSRNREYIPVLQRWERALRRSMNWYNKP